The Candidatus Omnitrophota bacterium genomic interval GACATCGTCATCGTTCCGTCCACTTGGATCGAACCGTTTGGCATTACAGCGCTGGAAGGCATGTCTTGCGCGTTGCCCGTCGTCGCCAGCCGCATCGGCGGTCTCGCTCATTCCATCGCGCATGATGTTACAGGTTATCATGTCGAGCCGGGCGATGCGGGGGATTTGGCTAATGCGCTGCGCAAATTGATTCTAGATGAAGGCTTGCGCCGACGCCTAGGCTGCGCCGGACGCGAGCGCGTCTTGCAGCATTACGATTGGGACGTCATCCTCGACGAATGTTATATAGGTTTAGTCGAAAAAGCGTTGGCGGGGAATCCGGGATTATGAATCGCGGCGAGAATCGTCAAATTTCATCACAACGTTTGCGGCTGTGGAGCGCAATCGGCTACGCGGGACTGCTGCTGGCGGCGCCTTTTTATGGAGGGCGTATGTTGACGAGCGGCAAGAACCGCGCGGGTTTGCGCCAACGCCTGACGTTGTATTCCGCCGAGGAACGACGCCGGTTTTCGCAAGGGCCGTATTTATGGATTCATGCGGTTTCGGTGGGCGAATTGATGGCCGCGCGCCCCTTGCTGCAACGGCTGAAACGCGATTATCCCGATCGCAAGATTTTCGTAACCACCGTCACCCCAACGGGGCAGGAATTGGCGCAGAAAACGCCGGAAGTGGACGAGTCGCTCTATTTTCCCCTCGATCTTTATCCATTAAGCCGCCGCTTGCTTTCGCTGGTGCGCCCGCAATGCCTGATTATTTTGGAAACGGAGATTTGGCCCAACGCCATCCGCGCGGCGGCGGAAGATGGGATTCCGCTTTTTATGGTCAACGCCCGCCTCTCCGACCGCTCCTATAAAAATTATCTGCGCGCGCGTTGGCTTTTCGAGCCGGTGTTGTCGCTCTTTTCCGCCATACTCGCCCAGAGCGATGTGGATGCGGAGCGCTTTCGTTCGCTGCATGCGCCGCCCGGCGTTGTCTCGGCGGCGGGCAATCTCAAATTCGAGGCGGCCGCCGAAATGGACCCTGCGGAGCGGGCGCAGTGGCGCCAGCGATTCGGCATTCGCGACGACGAAATCGTCTGGCTTGGCGGCTCCACCTTTCCCGGCGAGGAAGCGGCGCTGGCTTGCGTTTTCTCGGCGCTATGCAAGGAAGGATTTCCCTTGCGGCTTCTCATCGCTCCGCGCCACGTAGAGCGCGCGGCGGAGATCGAACGGGAACTGAAAGAGATGGGGTTTTCTCTTATTCGCCGTTCCCAAATCGGCGATAGTTATTCTCCCAGCGATCCCGCGCCCATCATTCTTTTAGATACGATCGGCGAACTGCGCCGCGTCTATTCCGCCGCCGATATCGTCTTTATGGGCAAGTCGCTCTGCGGCAAAGGCGGACAGAATCCTCTCGAACCGGCGGCATGGGGGCGTCCGATTTTTTATGGCGAGAACATGCAAAATTTCCGCGACGTTTCCGCCCTGCTGCTGCGCGCCGGGGCCGCCCGCTGCGTCAAGAACGAAGGGGAATTGATCGAAGCAGGCCGGGCGCTATGCGAATCGCCGCAACAGCGCGAAGAGATGGGGCGGCGCGCCCAAGAGATCGTCCGCTCCAACCGGGGCGCCTTGCAGCGGATCATGGAAACGCTAGCCCCAGCGTTGGATCGGGCGGCGGGACGGTCGCGATGATCGGCGGCCATTCTCTTTATCGCGCCTGGCGGCGGCTGGCTTACGAGAATTGCGGCCCTTTGCGTTGGGCTGCTCCCATTCTGGCGCCATGTTCTTGGATTTACGCGCTGGCGGCGTCAAACAAAAGACGGCTGCGGCGATGGGGGATTTTACCATCCCGCGCCTTGCCGCTTCCTGTCGTTTCTGTCGGCAATCTGACCGTGGGCGGCGTGGGTAAAACGCCTTTCAGCTTGTTTCTCGCGGAAGGATTCATTCGCCGTGGACTGCGCCCCGCGATTCTCTTTCGCGGATACCGACGCCGATCTACGGAGTCAATCATTCTTGGTTCGAACGATTTCGATAAGAACAAAATTCAAGAATATGGCGATGAATCGGCCTTATTGTCATGGATATCCAATACGCCGATCGGCATAGGACGCGACCGCTATGCCGTAGGCAAGCGCTTGTTGGAGCGATGGCCATGCGATGTTATTATTCTTGACGATGGCTTCCAGCACAACCAATTGCAGCGGGTCTGCGATATCGTCATGCTGGACGCCGCCGCGCCGCTGGGCAACGGCTATTGCCTGCCTTACGGTCCCTTGCGCGAGCCGCCGTCCGTTCTCTCCGCTGCCGATGCGTTAGTCTTTCATGGCGATCAATTCGACGAGGCTTGGATGGATCGGCTACGTTTGCATCAACCTCATTTCATGGGAAATCTGAATTGGGTGGATATCCTTTCTTTAGAGCATTGGTTTGATAAAAAATATTCAAAGGGCGTTCCTCTGGCGGAGTGGAGCGGAAGCGAGGTTGTTCTGCTATCCGGCATCGGTTCGCCGGATCGTTTTCATAAACAAGCGCTAGCTTACGGCTTGAAAATTGTAGTTCATATTGTCTTTCCCGATCATCATTGGTATACGCCAGAAGAAGCCGCATCGATCTCACGGCGCGGACCAGTTCTCATGACGGAAAAGGACGCCATCCGCCTATTGGCGCTGGATGTTCCTCCAATGAAGAACACTTTTGTTGTTAGGGCGCGTTGGAGGATGAAAGATGAGGATTGCTTTTGGCAATGGCTGATGCTTAAGATTGGCTTCGATTATCGTCCGCCTTCTTCTGTATCTTCGCAGCAAGAATAATATTTATAAATATTGAAAAGACTGGTTGGCGAGCGTTTTTCGAGCCGTCAATTTTTGAAAAATATAATAAGGATGGGTCAAAAAACGCGACCCATCCTACGGCCTATCCCTCATTGAATAAATTCGCCCCATCAAGGAGTTTTATGCCATGCCATCGTGGGAAACATTATACCGAAACGCCTATGAGCGAGGCGTCGTGCGCATCCAGTCGCTGAAAGGCGTCGCCTGCGCTTTTCATTCCGTATTGGACGGCTTGATTCGTCTTACTCCGGATTGGCTGCATTCGCTTTTAAACGCAAATCCCTCTCTTAAACAAGCGGCGCTCAAAGGATGCGGAGGCGATATTCCTCTTGAGATCATGAGTCCGAAAGATTTTATCCAAGGCCTATTCAGTTCGCTGGCGAAAGGCGCGGCCTTGCAGCGCATGATCCGTTCCGAAGCGACGTACCGCTGGGCATTGGAAACATTTGGGCCAGGGCAATTGCGGCTGGGCGGCACTTCGGGAAACATGGCGCGTTCGCTCTCTCCGTTGGGCATTCCCGTTACCGTCTATGCCAATCCGTTGACTCGCGAACTGGCGGAACTTTTTGGCGACGACGAATCTCTCAGCGTCATCGTGAAGGAGAATGAAGAATTCGTCTTGCGCAGGCCGAAACAGGCGGCGCGGGAAAGCGGCGTCTTCGCCATTCATTGGATAATGGAATACAGCGCCGATTTCTCGATGGAACTGGACGGCGTCATAATTCGTCCAGGCCGGGCGAATCGCTATATCCCCTCCTGGAATCCGCGCAACAATCAATTTCGCATGAGCGAGGAATTCGCCGAAGGCTTTTTATCGTTGATCGATTCCTACAGCCATTTGCTTTTTTCGGGATTTCATATCCTTTCCGAACAGTATCCCGATGGTTCGACGTGCGCGGACGTAGTTCGCCCATTAGGCGATTATCTGCTCCAAGTGCGAAAGAAAGCGTCGAGGTTGAGGATTCATTTGGAATTCGCTTCCATCGCTTCACCCAAAGTGCGGGGCGCCGTGTTGGAGCATATCGTTCCCAACGTTCATAGTCTGGGCTGCAACGAGACGGAACTGCCGCTGCTCATCGACAGCCTGGGCGGCGCCCCGCTGGCGGAGAAACTGCGCGTCCAGCCTTCAGCGATGGATTTCTGCTGGGCGTTGGCGCTTGTCTTGCGAGAAACGGGATTGGAGCGCATTCATTTTCACAACCTTGGCTACTATCTTTGTATGGAAAAATCGCCGTGGACATCGGCCTCCTCTTCCCGCGACGCTTTGCTCCTATCGGCAATCATGGCGGCGGCGCGGGCGAAGAACGGTTTGTTCTCGCGTCTTGGCGATATCGAAGCGGGATTGTCGGAATCCATCGGCAAGGCCGGATTGGAACAATTGCAATTATTGGCGGAAAGATGGGAGCAGCCGTCTATTCGGGAAGAAGGTTTGGGAACATGCGAAGGATTCGTTTTAAGCGCTATTCCTGCGAAGGTGGTAAAAAATCCTTTGTTTACCGTTGGATTAGGGGATACTATATCGGCGGGCGCTTTTTTAACGGCGTAGTTGAAAATGTTGGGCTACGCTTCGCTTTGAGCCTACCCTACATAACTCAACTTCATTGAGAATCGTCTTTGTAGAACAATTCCCTCGCCCTCTGGGAGAGGGTTAGGGTGAGGGGGCGAATCCTCAACGCTTGGGCATTTATTCCAATCCGAATTGATCTAGTCGAGAAAGAGTAGACGATGAGAATTCCGCGCTGCGCGTCTTCCTGGTTGATGGAAATCGCCCGCAACTTGGTTCAAGGGGGAGCGCGGAATCCGGGAACGGTCAATTATGCCTGGATTTCTTCGTGGAACGCCGCGCTATACTGGATTCAAGCGCCCGCCTTCAGCGTTTTGGCCTATCGCGGGGATAATCCCATCGACGACGCCATGCAGCTACAACTCCTCGACGCCTTTTCCCGCAACAGTAAAAAGAAACTGGTCGCCATCGTCAATGAGACGGAAATATCGGCGCTCTGTTTTTTCGGCGGCGTTCCCTCCAACGTTCAATTGGCGACGCTCGATTTCGCCGCGATGGATATCGAACGAAATCGCTTGCTTTAGAACGTTTCAAATTTGAAGGGATTATTTCAAGGGCAGAAAAAAAATCTTGCCCTTGCCACCCTCTTGAATGATGAATGATGAGAAAAGATTATTCATGGTTGGAAACGATCTTATACCAACCTGCAGAGAGATTGTTGCTTTTTTTAATTCCTCTCCCAAGATTGGGAGAGGTTAGGTGAGGGTTGATATTATTAGATTTATCATTCCCACACCCTAACCCTCTCCCAGAGGGCGAGGGGATTTATAAGTAACAATCCTAACGCAGAGTAGTATTAGTCTTGCCAGCCAGTCCCCCAGCCCCCAAGTCCCCAAGTCCCCAAGTCCCCAAGTCTAGCTTTCCTGCTTTTCCGCCTTGGCGATGGCGTCG includes:
- a CDS encoding 3-deoxy-D-manno-octulosonic acid transferase — encoded protein: MNRGENRQISSQRLRLWSAIGYAGLLLAAPFYGGRMLTSGKNRAGLRQRLTLYSAEERRRFSQGPYLWIHAVSVGELMAARPLLQRLKRDYPDRKIFVTTVTPTGQELAQKTPEVDESLYFPLDLYPLSRRLLSLVRPQCLIILETEIWPNAIRAAAEDGIPLFMVNARLSDRSYKNYLRARWLFEPVLSLFSAILAQSDVDAERFRSLHAPPGVVSAAGNLKFEAAAEMDPAERAQWRQRFGIRDDEIVWLGGSTFPGEEAALACVFSALCKEGFPLRLLIAPRHVERAAEIERELKEMGFSLIRRSQIGDSYSPSDPAPIILLDTIGELRRVYSAADIVFMGKSLCGKGGQNPLEPAAWGRPIFYGENMQNFRDVSALLLRAGAARCVKNEGELIEAGRALCESPQQREEMGRRAQEIVRSNRGALQRIMETLAPALDRAAGRSR
- the lpxK gene encoding tetraacyldisaccharide 4'-kinase; this translates as MIGGHSLYRAWRRLAYENCGPLRWAAPILAPCSWIYALAASNKRRLRRWGILPSRALPLPVVSVGNLTVGGVGKTPFSLFLAEGFIRRGLRPAILFRGYRRRSTESIILGSNDFDKNKIQEYGDESALLSWISNTPIGIGRDRYAVGKRLLERWPCDVIILDDGFQHNQLQRVCDIVMLDAAAPLGNGYCLPYGPLREPPSVLSAADALVFHGDQFDEAWMDRLRLHQPHFMGNLNWVDILSLEHWFDKKYSKGVPLAEWSGSEVVLLSGIGSPDRFHKQALAYGLKIVVHIVFPDHHWYTPEEAASISRRGPVLMTEKDAIRLLALDVPPMKNTFVVRARWRMKDEDCFWQWLMLKIGFDYRPPSSVSSQQE
- a CDS encoding ADP-dependent glucokinase/phosphofructokinase; translation: MPSWETLYRNAYERGVVRIQSLKGVACAFHSVLDGLIRLTPDWLHSLLNANPSLKQAALKGCGGDIPLEIMSPKDFIQGLFSSLAKGAALQRMIRSEATYRWALETFGPGQLRLGGTSGNMARSLSPLGIPVTVYANPLTRELAELFGDDESLSVIVKENEEFVLRRPKQAARESGVFAIHWIMEYSADFSMELDGVIIRPGRANRYIPSWNPRNNQFRMSEEFAEGFLSLIDSYSHLLFSGFHILSEQYPDGSTCADVVRPLGDYLLQVRKKASRLRIHLEFASIASPKVRGAVLEHIVPNVHSLGCNETELPLLIDSLGGAPLAEKLRVQPSAMDFCWALALVLRETGLERIHFHNLGYYLCMEKSPWTSASSSRDALLLSAIMAAARAKNGLFSRLGDIEAGLSESIGKAGLEQLQLLAERWEQPSIREEGLGTCEGFVLSAIPAKVVKNPLFTVGLGDTISAGAFLTA